One genomic segment of Ctenopharyngodon idella isolate HZGC_01 chromosome 7, HZGC01, whole genome shotgun sequence includes these proteins:
- the shcbp1 gene encoding SHC SH2 domain-binding protein 1: MSEELACSKPEEVRDAETENAVEIIIKLTSEDALNNHDHNVNQETERETETICNDIRPNHNRVSKELFQTEEEEEDEDDDDDDDSGTDYLNSDERPCTHLQRAERPGNGKLPDTFQTDHLLYYERFKAYQDYMLGDCKTSEVEAFTAEYLEKIVEPCGWQAIWHTNVFDVLVEVVDVDCKELKAKVELVLPMECETRSCDLTEESMKALLEATLHKVPLLELSVVYDESGDFDQTAVALEHLRFFYKHIWRKWDEEDEDDDFDYFVRCVEPRLRLYYDILEDRVPAGLVAEYHSVLALCSEKFQEFSSLRSDLNSDSESEQDNVSMVEGLRMYEQLEALKRKLRIIENPLLRYVLGYKVNSGQQSCRAKGPRSAGGRVVHLVSASATVHQLQSLITDKLMPHYSSEEFEVQFHSDPVLAVNACYEGDVVIICPGLYSITSSISLVDSIEVEGYGLPDEVVIEKRNKGDSFVESTGANVKLSNLKFIQRDAIEGILCVRQGKLEMENCVMQCETTGVIVRSAAQLSMNMCDLYGSKGAGVEIYPGSVCSLVGNGIHHCKEGILIKDFADELDVMPKITMVNNVIHNNQGYGVILVKPGDATVEDLPAEPNAADEKEEESEDTRVKPEADMDEDDDDNDGDDVPIIVVEEECPAIKHSLSVPPDFTEGNDAIKQELVATSAKKHGLQRSRIKALGAMRADENLLSQEMFISIHGNQFKHNGKGSFGTFLY, from the exons ATGTCAGAGGAGCTTGCGTGTTCAAAGCCGGAGGAGGTGAGAGACGCTGAGACTGAAAACGCCGTTGAAATCATCATCAAACTGACCAGCGAAGATGCACTAAATAATCATGATCATAATGTCAAccaagagacagaaagagagacagagactaTCTGTAATGACATCAGACCAAACCACAATCGGGTTTCTAAAG AGTTATTTCagacagaagaagaagaagaagatgaagatgatgatgatgatgacgacagCGGCACCGATTATCTGAATAGTGATGAAAGACCCTGTACCCATCTACAGCGAGCAGAGAGGCCAGGAAATGGAAAACTGCCGGACACCTTCCAGACAGATCATCTTCTGTACTATGAGAGATTCAAGGCATATCAAGATTACATGCTGG GTGACTGTAAAACATCAGAAGTAGAAGCCTTCACTGCTGAATACCTGGAGAAGATAGTGGAGCCATGTGGTTGGCAGGCCATATGGCATACTAATGTGTTTGACGTGCTGGTTGAA GTTGTTGACGTTGATTGTAAGGAGCTAAAGGCAAAGGTGGAGCTGGTGCTACCAATGGAGTGTGAGACCAGAAGCTGTGATCTTACTGAAGAGTCCATGAAGGCCCTGCTGGAAGCTACACTTCATAAAGTGCCTCTTCTGGAGCTCTCAGTTGTCTACGATGAGTCCGGGGACTTTGATCAGACTGCTGTGGCCCTGGAACACCTCAG GTTTTTTTATAAGCATATCTGGAGGAAGTGggatgaggaagatgaggatGATGACTTTGATTACTTTGTTCGGTGTGTGGAGCCTCGTCTTAGGCT TTACTATGATATCTTGGAGGATCGTGTTCCAGCTGGTCTTGTCGCTGAGTATCACTCTGTGCTGGCACTCTGCTCAGAGAAGTTTCAGGAGTTCTCCAGCCTGAGAAGTGACCTGAACAGCGACTCCGAGTCTGAACAAGACAACGTGTCCATGGTGGAAGGGCTGCGGATGTATGAGCAGCTGGAAGCACTTAAGCGCAAGCTGCGTATTATTGAAAACCCACTGCTCAG GTACGTTCTGGGCTACAAGGTGAACTCTGGTCAGCAGTCATGCAGGGCAAAGGGGCCACGTTCTGCTGGCGGCCGTGTGGTCCACTTGGTATCTGCCTCGGCCACAGTTCACCAGCTTCAAAGCTTGATAACTGACAAACTGATGCCCCACTATTCAAGTGAAGAGTTTGAAGTACAG TTTCACAGTGACCCGGTGCTTGCAGTCAATGCGTGCTATGAGGGGGATGTGGTCATCATATGCCCGGGCCTTTACAGCATCACCAGCTCCATCAGTCTCGTCGACTCTATCGAGGTTGAAG GATACGGTCTGCCGGACGAGGTGGTGATTGAGAAGCGTAACAAGGGTGACTCTTTTGTGGAGTCAACGGGAGCAAACGTCAAACTCTCAAATCTGAAGTTCATACAGCGCGACGCCATTGAAGGCATCCTGT GTGTTCGCCAGGGAAAGCTGGAAATGGAAAATTGTGTGATGCAGTGTGAGACCACAGGTGTGATTGTGCGATCGGCGGCCCAGCTCTCTATGAACATGTGTGACCTGTACGGCTCCAAG GGCGCCGGTGTGGAGATCTACCCTGGGAGTGTATGCAGTCTGGTGGGCAACGGCATCCATCACTGCAAGGAGGGGATCCTGATTAAG GATTTTGCAGATGAGTTGGACGTCATGCCTAAAATCACCATGGTGAATAACGTGATCCACAACAATCAGGGCTACGGCGTTATCTTGGTCAAGCCAGGTGACGCTACCGTGGAGGATCTGCCCGCAGAGCCCAATGCCGCAG ATGAGAAAGAGGAAGAATCTGAGGACACAAGAGTAAAACCAGAGGCTGATAtggatgaggatgatgatgacaaTGATGGTGATGATGTGCCCATCATTGTTGTGGAGGAAGAGTGCCCAGCCATCAAACATAGCCTCTCCGTCCCTCCAGACTTCACTGAGGGAAATGATGCCATCAAGCAAGAGTTGGTTGCCACATCAGCCAAGAAACATGGGCTTCAGAGGAGCCGGATAAAAGCACTAGGGGCCATGCGGGCTGATGAGAATCTACTTTCAcaggaaatgttcatttccattCATGGAAATCAATTCAAGCACAATGGAAAAGGCAGCTTTGGTACCTTCCTGTACTAA
- the pop4 gene encoding ribonuclease P protein subunit p29 isoform X1: protein MAVMQYVLDSRIPSKESALLGVESSNSTKAEAFTQAFLKNSFPQMKDEAIETMMLHKAVVLEFKRPKKKGKKRKAKGLNAKERRRLKIFQLKPEHQKYELFLPLHELWKQYIEDLCNGLKPGSNPQMIQQKLLKADFHGAILTVVRSKCPSYVGLTGILVQEMKHIFKIITKEDKLKVIPKRNSVFSVEIGDFVTHIYGSTFELRSSERSAKKFKVKGTIDL from the exons ATGGCAGTAATGCAAT ATGTGTTGGACTCCCGGATCCCATCAAAGGAAAGCGCTCTGTTGGGAGTTGAG TCTTCAAATAGTACGAAAGCGGAGGCTTTCACCCAAGCGTTCCTGAAAAATAGCTTTCCCCAAATGAAAGATGAAGCTATTGAGACGATGATGTTGCACAAGGCGGTAGTACTGGAATTTAAAAGACCGAAAAAGaagggaaagaaaagaaaggcCAAGGGACTGAATGCCAAAGAAAGAAGACGGCTAAAAATATTCCAGCTCAAACCTGAACATCAAAA ATATGAACTCTTCTTGCCTCTACATGAGCTATGGAAACAGTACATTGAGGACCTATGCAATGGATTGAAACCAGGAAG CAACCCACAGATGATCCAGCAGAAGCTCTTGAAAGCTGATTTCCATGGTGCAATCTTAACAG TTGTCAGATCAAAATGCCCCTCGTATGTGGGTCTCACTGGCATCTTGGTACAGGAAATGAAGCACATCTTCAAAATCATCACAAAAGAGGACAAACTAAAAG TAATACCGAAGAGGAATAGTGTGTTCAGTGTGGAAATTGGTGATTTTGTAACTCACATCTATGGAAGCACATTTGAACTGCGCTCCAGTGAGCGGTCAGCAAAGAAATTCAAAGTAAAAGGAACTATTGACTTGTAA
- the pop4 gene encoding ribonuclease P protein subunit p29 isoform X2: protein MEHVLDSRIPSKESALLGVESSNSTKAEAFTQAFLKNSFPQMKDEAIETMMLHKAVVLEFKRPKKKGKKRKAKGLNAKERRRLKIFQLKPEHQKYELFLPLHELWKQYIEDLCNGLKPGSNPQMIQQKLLKADFHGAILTVVRSKCPSYVGLTGILVQEMKHIFKIITKEDKLKVIPKRNSVFSVEIGDFVTHIYGSTFELRSSERSAKKFKVKGTIDL from the exons ATGGAAC ATGTGTTGGACTCCCGGATCCCATCAAAGGAAAGCGCTCTGTTGGGAGTTGAG TCTTCAAATAGTACGAAAGCGGAGGCTTTCACCCAAGCGTTCCTGAAAAATAGCTTTCCCCAAATGAAAGATGAAGCTATTGAGACGATGATGTTGCACAAGGCGGTAGTACTGGAATTTAAAAGACCGAAAAAGaagggaaagaaaagaaaggcCAAGGGACTGAATGCCAAAGAAAGAAGACGGCTAAAAATATTCCAGCTCAAACCTGAACATCAAAA ATATGAACTCTTCTTGCCTCTACATGAGCTATGGAAACAGTACATTGAGGACCTATGCAATGGATTGAAACCAGGAAG CAACCCACAGATGATCCAGCAGAAGCTCTTGAAAGCTGATTTCCATGGTGCAATCTTAACAG TTGTCAGATCAAAATGCCCCTCGTATGTGGGTCTCACTGGCATCTTGGTACAGGAAATGAAGCACATCTTCAAAATCATCACAAAAGAGGACAAACTAAAAG TAATACCGAAGAGGAATAGTGTGTTCAGTGTGGAAATTGGTGATTTTGTAACTCACATCTATGGAAGCACATTTGAACTGCGCTCCAGTGAGCGGTCAGCAAAGAAATTCAAAGTAAAAGGAACTATTGACTTGTAA